The nucleotide window AGGATAAATCTGGGCCCTGAAAGGGTCCCTGAGGTCCTGGCAGAGCCAATTGTGCCTATTGAGTGTAAATCAGGGTTGTGCGGCAATAAACATGGTCCTGAAAGGGGTGAGTGGGGTCCTGGAAGGACAAATGGGGTCCTGAGAGGTTAAAAGGGGTACTGAAAGGTGGAATGGGGGTAAATCAGGGCCCTGGCAGGGTAAATCAGGACCCTGAGGGGGTCAGTGGCATCCTGGCAGGGGAAATGGAGCCCTGGGGGATCAATCTGGGCCCCAAGGGGTTAAACCCGGCCCCGAAAGGGTCACTGAGATCCTTGCAGGGTGAATTCTGCCCCTTGGGGGAGGGTCAGGGCGTGGGGCCCTCCCTCCTCCGAGCCTCGATGCCCTCGGTGCTCAGAGCTCCATGATGGGGACGGTGACAGAGCCTAAGGTGggagccccaaaacccccagggccacccccaGTGGGCAACTgaggggatttttgggaggatttggggggaatttgggggtttggggagaTTTGGGGGAGTTTTGTTGAAGGTTGGGAACCCACAGGGCTTTGGGTGCAGCcgggagggaaaagggaagtgGAAAGTTCCGGAGTCTGTGGAGTTcagaggggtggggagggggaaaaggtgGTGTGGGAGACTCCAGATTCCTGGGGAGATTCAGACTGAACGCCCCAGAATCTCTCCTGGGTACCGGGGAACACCAAAACCTCCCTGGGGCCTCACCTGGGACACCTGGGCACCTCCCAACCTCACCTGGGCACCCCCCTCAAATTCCACAGGAGCCTCACCTGGGCCTCCCCTGGCCCCGTGTCCACCCTATCCCCCCTGGGCTGTCTCCCCTCGATTTCCCCTGCTCATCTGGGAGCCCCATAACCTCACCTGGGCCCCCCCAAATGTCACCAGGGACCCCCAAAACCTCACACTGGGACCTCCTCAAACCTCACCTGAATTTTCAAACCCCAGCTGAGACTTCCCAAAACCCTTCCAGGACCCCCCTGAAATGCTCCCAGGGCCCCCAAAAGACCCCTCAGGATCTCCAAAACTTAACCTGAGAAGCCCGGAAGACCCCTCATGACCctccaaaaccccccaaaacgGCGCCAAAACCCACCTGGGACCCCAGAAACCCTTCCagaaccccccaaaccccacctgggAGCCTCCCAAGCCCCCCCAGAATCCTCTAAACCCCACCCAGAACCTCCAAAAGCCCTTGGTACCCTCCAAACCCTACCCCACCCAGCCTGACCCCCCTTTCCTATCCCCAGGTGTcccaccctgccctccctgctgaggtGGCCCCAGCAGTGGCCACAAGACGCAGGGCCCTGGAGGCCCTGGTGGCCCTGGCCGAGGCCTTGGGGACACCGGACAGcgttcctgcagctctggcccaGGCTGAGGATGCTTTGGGTCAGGCCCAGGTGGCCttgagggagctggaggtggccctggaGGACATGGTGGCCCCGGCAGTGGCCCTGGGGACCCTTGGGGATGAGGACCCGGAGCAGCTGCGGCAGGTGGCCGCTGTGGCTgaggcggcggcagcagcgctGGAGCGCGAGGAGCGACGGGCGCGGTggtgccagctctggctgcgGGCTGGGCACGGGCTGGCCGTGGGGCTGATGGTGCTGTGTGCTGCCGTGCGTGAGTAAAAACCAGTAAGGACCAGTATAGACCAGTATGGAGCAGTATAGACCAGTACAGACCAGTTTAGATGAGTTGGGCTCCAGACCGGGCATGGGCTGGCCGTGGGACTGATGGTGCTGTGTGCGGCTGTGCATGAGTAAAAACTAGTATGGACCAGTACAGACCAGTATAGAGCGATATAAATCAGTATGGGCCAGTATGGAGCAGTTTGGACCAGTATGAGTTTGTACAGATCACCAGAGACTTCCCCTTGCCCAGACTAGTATAAACCATTTCTGACCAGCATGGACCAGTATGAACCAGTTCAGACCAGTATCGACCAGTTCAGaccttcccctgccccaggggggacactgggagcaGACTAGGGACACTGGGCTGATGCCATGAGTgtcactggggacactggggtgaCCCTGGGATGAAGACTTTGCTCTGGGGACAAtggggcagtggcacaggccAGGGGTGGTGACAGTGGGACAGAACTGAGGACACTGGGGTGGAACTGGGGGCACTGAGACACAACAGGGAACACTGGTATAGGGACATTGGGACAGGACTGGAGACAGTGGGATGGGactgggctggggacaccgggcTGGTGACACTCGTTTGGTGACAGTGGGACAGAAGTGGTGGCACTGGGTTGGTGACACTGGGACAGGACTTGTGACACTGGGCTGGAACGGGGCAGGTGGTACTGGGCTGGAActggtggcactgccctgtccctggtgcCACCTGTGTGGTGTCTccgtgtccccacagtgtccctggACTCGGCTCGTGCTGCCCTGGGGGTGGCCGAGGATGgtcacctgctgctggccctggccgCAGTGGCCCTGTCCTGCGAAGTGGCCCGGCGGGGCTTGGGGACATCGCGGCATCACTTGGCCACCACCGCGGGCCACCAGCGGGACATGGCCCGGCGCCTCCGTGACCGCGCCCGGCGGGTGGTGGCCGCCAGGGCCAGCGCCGAGGCCGCGGCGGCCACCAACGAGGGCACCGCGGCTGTGCTGGGGCGGCTGGAAGAGGTGACGCTGGCACTGGAGACCTTGGTGGCCGCTGTCACCCGAGACAGGGAGGTGACGCCGTGGGGGACGCGGGGACAGGGGTTCCCCAACGCCACCCGGGTACTCGGGGACATCGCGGCGACCTTGGGGACATCGGGGGAGGGGCACGAGGAGGTGGTGCGGAGGCTGGAGGTGGCCCAGGGGGCGCTGGCGGGGCAGGGGTAGGGACAgggcggggacacgggggagGCACTGTCACCGCCGGGGCACGGGGACACCCCGGAGGACCTTGGGGACTCCCCTGTGTCCTTCCCTCGGGGACACCGGGACCACCCTGACGTCCTCTGTCGCGTTTTGGGTCACCACGATGTCCCCGATGTTCCCACAGTGTCCCCAACAGGACTCcagtgtgtccccagtgtccctaACAGGACATCGGGGAGACCCTGGGAGCTTGCTGGGGACAAGGGGGGTCCCGTTGGGGGTTGGGGACACTCAGGGGGCCATTGGGGACCTCACGATGGCCCCGCGGGCGTGGGCGGGGAGTGGCCGGGGAGGTGACGTCACCTCTTCCTGCTCCCCCCCCACGGCCACGCCGCATTCCCGCGTGTTCCCCGAGTGTCCCCAGAGTGTCTCCCTCCCGCCAGCATCCCCCCGGAGTGTCCCCGGAGTGTCCCCAGCGGCCATGGAGCCCCGCGAGGTGCGACAATCCCGGCACGGAGGGGCGGGAGGGGacggggggacacgggaggTGGcggcaggggacaggggagtgGCAGAAGGGACACGGAGggtgacagaggggacagggcgGAGACAAAGGGGAAGGGGGCGTGACAGAGGGGGACCAGGGGTTGAAGGGCCAAGGGtgtggcagaggggacagagggtcagaaagggaacaGGAGGGCGTGGGGAGAAGGGGGGGAGGTGACAGAGGGGTGGAGGGGACTGAGGGTGGCAGGGGGATACAGCAGGGGATGGGCAGAGAGGACGAGGGGGTGACAAAGGGACAGAGAGGACAGCTGAGCCCTCCAggaagggacagaggggaccctgggagggcacaggggccaCCCCAGGAGGCCACTGGTGCCACGTGgtccctgccacctcccctgtccccttcccAGGTGCTGGAGCGGCTGGTGGCCGTGGTGGCCACCCTGGGTGAGCTGGCCGCCACTGTGGCCGGGCCGGAtggggatgtgctgctggccgtgtccccagggtcccTGCATGCGGCCCTGGGGACATTCATTTGTCACCTTCGAGACACCCTGCACCACCGCGGTGTCACCTACCTGGGCCAGGCCCTGGCCACCCTCGGGGCCACCCCAGGGGCCACCTGGGCCCATGTGACAGCCGAGGCCAGCACCTGGCGGGACTCAGTGGCCGCGCTTGGTGACAGCTGGGCCCAGCTGACTGAGGAGGCCACCAAGCTCTGTGAtgcctgtggggacaggacCACCACCGAGGccactgccaaggccactgCCACCAGACTGGCTGGGGACTTGCAGGACAAGGACACCCGCTGGTGGATAGCTGAGGACAACCTGGTGGCCACGGCCTGGCAGCTGCCAGTGGCCCTGACTGAGGACAAGGTGGACTCGGTGCTGGCCAAGCACGAGGCAaggatggcagcagctgccgaCGAGGTGATGGCAGCTGCCAAGGCCAGGGAAGAGGCCGTGGTGGcctccagccaggcaggggcagccaacaggaggggacagcgggcGGAGGTGGCCCTGGGGCCACTGAAGAGCTTGGTGGCCAAGTGTGACAGAGCCAGGGCGTTCCCCAAGGAGCTGCAGCGCCGGCTGGGGGACATCGAGGCCGCACTGGAGGGGACAAGGGAGGCATCCGCTGATGTCCCCGAGGCCTTGAAGGCCGCGGTGGCCGAGACCGAGCGGCTGTGGGATGCCAGTGCCCGCCTGGCCACGTGTCACCTgctggggacacttggggacatccGCAGGCTCCTTTCGAGTTGCCCTGGTGGCCCCTGTGGCCCCCGTGGCCGTGTGGTGGCTGAGCGGTGCCAAAAAGCCATCGAGGACATCCCGAGGCTGCTGAGGGGACAGTGATGTCACTGCCGTGACGCCATGAAGAGCGGTGAAGCCACCAGGGGACACCATTGGTGTCACTtgccccctctcccctcctcagACGAGATTAGAGACAAATTTGggaaattttcattaaaattgtCGCAAATCCTGACAGGAATTCTTAGGGTGACATCACTGGGACAGGGAAATGCCCCTCAGGGTTCTCATTTACCCTACCAGGAGCCCCACTCACCCTGCCAAGGGGTCGTTTTGCCCTTCCAGGACCCCATTTATCTCCGCCCAGACacgacccccccccccccctcagGACCCGCCCCGGGATATGTGGTCGGCTTGGAGAAAGGGGCGTGGCCAATGCGGGGCGGGCTGTGTTATTAGAAACCGAAcgggggagcaggggagggggtgggACCCCCGAAAATCCCGGGAACTCCATGGGAAACCCCCAAAATTCCGGAATTCCATGGAAATCCCCAAAATCGGGACCCGAGACCCGCCGAAATCCCTCAGATTGTgataaaaatttgatttttcaggAAATCCCCAGGTTTTAATGCTTCAAATTCAGAtaagaatttgatttttcagCAAATTCAGTGCTTTTAATGCCTcagatttaggaaaaaaaaaaaaaaaaaaggtttcccAGCGAATTCCTGAATTTTATTGCTTCAAATTGGGATAAAAGTAGGTTTTCCAGACAAATCCCAGTTTTACAGCATAAGTCCCAGGAAtttcctggaaaataaatttttaatccCATTTTGGGGcataaaaatgggaatttcctGGAAAACCAACTTTTTAAAATCCCAAATTGGGGCATTAAAAACTGGGAATTCTGTGAAAAATCAACTTTTAATCCAAATTTGCCGTGGGGGCACCTGGAGATATTGGTGACATTGGGGACTGGGGTTGGGGACGCCAAGAGACACCAAGACCAGGACTGGAAACACCTGGGGACAGATtttggggacacctggggacatcAAAACTGGCTCTGAGGAGATTAGGGACATTGGGGACAGGGTTGGGGACACCTGAGGACATCAGGGACAGAGCTCAGAACACCGGACCAGGATTTGGGGACACCAGAGGACACAAGGACAGGGGTTGGGGATACCTGGGGACATCAAGGACAAGGTTGGGGACATCTGGACCAGGCTTGGGGACATCTGGGGATGTTTGGAATCCAGTTGAGGACGCCTGGGGACATCGGGGACAGGGTTGgtgacagctggggacaccaaaaccagcactgggg belongs to Prinia subflava isolate CZ2003 ecotype Zambia unplaced genomic scaffold, Cam_Psub_1.2 scaffold_47_NEW, whole genome shotgun sequence and includes:
- the LOC134565400 gene encoding uncharacterized protein LOC134565400 isoform X2 codes for the protein MMGTVTEPKAQVALRELEVALEDMVAPAVALGTLGDEDPEQLRQVAAVAEAAAAALEREERRARWCQLWLRAGHGLAVGLMVLCAAVLSLDSARAALGVAEDGHLLLALAAVALSCEVARRGLGTSRHHLATTAGHQRDMARRLRDRARRVVAARASAEAAAATNEGTAAVLGRLEEVTLALETLVAAVTRDREVTPWGTRGQGFPNATRVLGDIAATLGTSGEGHEEVVRRLEVAQGALAGQG
- the LOC134565400 gene encoding uncharacterized protein LOC134565400 isoform X1 → MMGTVTEPKVSHPALPAEVAPAVATRRRALEALVALAEALGTPDSVPAALAQAEDALGQAQVALRELEVALEDMVAPAVALGTLGDEDPEQLRQVAAVAEAAAAALEREERRARWCQLWLRAGHGLAVGLMVLCAAVLSLDSARAALGVAEDGHLLLALAAVALSCEVARRGLGTSRHHLATTAGHQRDMARRLRDRARRVVAARASAEAAAATNEGTAAVLGRLEEVTLALETLVAAVTRDREVTPWGTRGQGFPNATRVLGDIAATLGTSGEGHEEVVRRLEVAQGALAGQG
- the LOC134565380 gene encoding uncharacterized protein LOC134565380, with the protein product MSPMFPQCPQQDSSVSPVSLTGHRGDPGSLLGTRGVPLGVGDTQGAIGDLTMAPRAWAGSGRGGDVTSSCSPPTATPHSRVFPECPQSVSLPPASPRSVPGVSPAAMEPREVLERLVAVVATLGELAATVAGPDGDVLLAVSPGSLHAALGTFICHLRDTLHHRGVTYLGQALATLGATPGATWAHVTAEASTWRDSVAALGDSWAQLTEEATKLCDACGDRTTTEATAKATATRLAGDLQDKDTRWWIAEDNLVATAWQLPVALTEDKVDSVLAKHEARMAAAADEVMAAAKAREEAVVASSQAGAANRRGQRAEVALGPLKSLVAKCDRARAFPKELQRRLGDIEAALEGTREASADVPEALKAAVAETERLWDASARLATCHLLGTLGDIRRLLSSCPGGPCGPRGRVVAERCQKAIEDIPRLLRGQ